GGTTGTATTTCCTATTATAGACAAAAACCCTTCAAGTCTCAATTATTCCGAGCGACTTATTTTCCACTCAAAGTCCAGCCAGAAGTAGAACTTATTGCATCAATTCCTAATTAGGAACTGATTCCTCTGTTCATATATAAATACTATATTCTCCAATCGCTTGAATATAGAATTTGAAAGGAATCTATCAACGATGACTGCTTTTGACATTGAGGGAATATTGAGTCAATTGACGTTAGAGGAAAAAATAGGACTACTTGCTGGTATAGACTTTTGGCACACTTACGCGGTGGATAGGTTAGATATCCCTAGTCTCAGATTTAGTGACGGTCCTAATGGTGTCAGAGGAACAAAATTCTTTGATGCTATTCCGTCTGCGTGCTTTCCATGTGGTACTGCattggctgcaacttttgACAAACAATTGTTACGTGACACCGGAAAGTTGATGGGGGTTGAAGCTAAAGCTAAGGGCGCTCATGTTATTCTTGGCCCAACAATGAATATTCAAAGAGGCCCATTGGGAGGAAGAGGGTTCGAGTCTTTCAGTGAAGACCCTCACTTGAGTGGCCATGCTGCAGCTGCCATTGTGAACggaattcaagaagaaggtattgCGGCAACCGTTAAACATTTCGTTTGcaatgatcttgaagatgaaagaaaTTCTAgcaattcaattctttccaTGAGGGCTTTAAGGGAGATATATTTGGAACCTTTCAGGATAGCAATCAAACATGCGAACCCCAAGGCTTTGATGACTGGTTACAACAAAGTAAATGGCGAACATGTTTCTCAAAGCGAAAGTATTATCAAGGACATCTTAAGagaagaatggaaatggGAAGGTACCATAATGTCCGATTGGTATGGAACTTATACTAGTGACACTGCTATTAGGGCTGGATTAGACATCGAGATGCCGGGTCCAACTAAGTTTAGAAGCTTAAGTGAAATTCTGCACATGGTTGCGTCAAAGGAATTGCATATCAAGCATATAAATGATAGAGTAAGGAATGTTCTTAAGTTGGTTCAATTTGCCCAAGGTTCAGGAGTGCCTCAAAATGCTCCCGAAGGCACAAGTAATAATAGTGCTGAAACCAGTGCTAAGTTAAGAAAAATTGCACTGGATTCCATAGTATTGCTCAAGAACACTGGAATACTACCTTTGAGTAAGGATTCATCCATTGCAGTGATAGGTCCAAATGCTAAATTTGCTGCTTATTGTGGAGGGGGATCTGCTTCGCTTGCATCTTACTACACTACAACACCTTATTCTGGTATTGCATCCAAGACAACTACTCCGCCTAAATACTCAGTTGGTGCAACTGGTCATAGATTGTTGCCTGATTTGGCTTCCCAGGTAATAAATCCAAGCACTGGAAGTGTTGGTGTCAATGCAAAGTTCTACTCGGAACCTAGCACCTCTGAGAGAAGGAACTTGCTAGATGAGTACAATTTAATTGATACTCGGGTCAATCTTTTTGATTACATCAGTACCAGTAGGGCACGTAATGAACCATTCTATATTGACTTCGAAGGAGACTTTGTTCCTGAAGAAACGGCCAGTTACAAATTTGGACTTGCTGTGTTCGGTACAGCTGACTTGTATGTTGACAACAAATTGGTTATTGACAACAGCACaaatcaaaagaaagaCGAGCACTttgttggttctggaaCTAGAGAAGAACACGGCGTCATCCAATTAGAGAAAGGTAAGAATTATAGGATTCGTGTTGAATTTGGGTCAGCACACACCTATACTTTTTCTGACCCCAACGCAGAATTTCATGGTGGAGGTTCTTTGAAAATCGGTTGTATTAAGGTTGTCGAAcccgaagaagaaattagaaGGGCTATTGAAATCGCAAAGACAGTAGACCAGGTTGTTTTGTGCATTGGACTCAATCTGGAGTGGGAATCTGAAGGCTACGATCGTCCAGATATGGAGTTGATCGGCCTTCAGAACAAATTAGTAGAGGAAATTATAAAGGCTAATCCGAATACTGTCATTGTCAATCAGTCAGGCACTCCAGTAGAGATGCCTTGGTTACCAAAAGCAAAGGCGGTTGTTCAAGCTTGGTTTGGAGGTACCGAAGGTGGTAATGCAATTGCAGATGTCTTGTTTGGTGATGTTAATCCTAGTGGAAAGTTGTCACTATCATTCCCTTTCAAAAACATCGATAATCCGGCTTACCTCAATTTCACCACTGATAACGGTCGAGTCCTTTATGGAGAAGACATATTCGTTGGTTATAGATATTACGAAAAACTAAACAGAGAGGTTGCGTACCCATTTGGTTTTGGATTATCATATACTTCATTCAAAATCGGAGACTTGAAAGTTCAAGGTCTAGACCAGGATAATATTGAGATTTCTGTTAACATCAAGAATACTGGAGCTGTTGATGGTTCggaagttgttcaattttatGTTTCCAATGATGACAAGGCAGTAATGAGACCAATCAAGGAATTAAAGTGGTTTGAAAAGGTTTTTTTAAAGGCAGGAGAAGATAAAACTGttacttcaagaattcttgtCAAGGATAcattttccttctttgatGAATATCAGAATCAGTGGTCCCTTCAAAAAGGAAATTACAAGGTCCATGTTGGAAATAGTAGTCTGAATATCTCTCAAACCGAATCCATCTATATTGACAACCAATGCCTCTGGACTGGAATttagaaaatgaaatagaTATGGTTTAGAATACGTTAATTCGGAGTACTTGAATCTATCAGTAGTACAAAAACAAATGACCTCATTACAGTTCTTGGTTTATAGTGTATCAATCTTCATCATAAAAGTTCATTTAAAGGTATAACCTTTTTGTAAATCTATAGTGTCTATATTCTAAACGTTAAAAAGTCATGCAGGGGAGAAAAACATTAATCGTAAAGCTAAACTTGCTCTTGCTCTTTTGCTTCGGCACCATAAGTGGAGTTTTGCATTTGTTGTTGGGCAGAAGGAGGAACCCATGCACCAGACTTCCATGGTGCAATACCTTCAGCGTACAactcatcaacttcttccaacgaCAAACCTTTGGTTTCGCTGACAAAGAAGTAGACATAGAAGAACGAAAAGAGTAAACAACCAGTAAACACAAAGccgaacttgaagttgatggcATTAACAATGAATGGAGTGCAgaaggaaatcaagaagcCCCACATCCAGTTAGCAGCAGTAGCAATAGACATTGCCTTGGATCTGATTCTCAATGGATATGATTCGGAAATGATGGTAAAAACACCTCCAGCCCATGTAcaggcaaagaagaagatgaacaaaCAAGTGATAAAGATCATAGCATTACCAGACAGTTGACGGGTGTTGTCGTTATCTACTACTCCATCAATGAACAAATGAGTTGTACCAATAACGGAGTAAATGATGAAACAAACGAACATACCAGCAGAACCGACTAACAAacattgtcttcttccaaatctttcaATGGCCCAAATACCAACAAatgtagaaagaaagttgaCTGTACCTAAGATGATGGAAGTCTGGAAGGAATCTTGCAAACCAACAGCTTGGAAGAT
This window of the Scheffersomyces stipitis CBS 6054 chromosome 6, complete sequence genome carries:
- the BGL3 gene encoding beta-glucosidase (beta-glucosidase precursor glycosyl hydrolase family 3~go_function hydrolase activity, hydrolyzing O-glycosyl compounds~go_process carbohydrate metabolism) translates to MTAFDIEGILSQLTLEEKIGLLAGIDFWHTYAVDRLDIPSLRFSDGPNGVRGTKFFDAIPSACFPCGTALAATFDKQLLRDTGKLMGVEAKAKGAHVILGPTMNIQRGPLGGRGFESFSEDPHLSGHAAAAIVNGIQEEGIAATVKHFVCNDLEDERNSSNSILSMRALREIYLEPFRIAIKHANPKALMTGYNKVNGEHVSQSESIIKDILREEWKWEGTIMSDWYGTYTSDTAIRAGLDIEMPGPTKFRSLSEISHMVASKELHIKHINDRVRNVLKLVQFAQGSGVPQNAPEGTSNNSAETSAKLRKIASDSIVLLKNTGILPLSKDSSIAVIGPNAKFAAYCGGGSASLASYYTTTPYSGIASKTTTPPKYSVGATGHRLLPDLASQVINPSTGSVGVNAKFYSEPSTSERRNLLDEYNLIDTRVNLFDYISTSRARNEPFYIDFEGDFVPEETASYKFGLAVFGTADLYVDNKLVIDNSTNQKKDEHFVGSGTREEHGVIQLEKGKNYRIRVEFGSAHTYTFSDPNAEFHGGGSLKIGCIKVVEPEEEIRRAIEIAKTVDQVVLCIGLNSEWESEGYDRPDMELIGLQNKLVEEIIKANPNTVIVNQSGTPVEMPWLPKAKAVVQAWFGGTEGGNAIADVLFGDVNPSGKLSLSFPFKNIDNPAYLNFTTDNGRVLYGEDIFVGYRYYEKLNREVAYPFGFGLSYTSFKIGDLKVQGLDQDNIEISVNIKNTG